The Pirellulales bacterium genome includes the window CGCCAAGGCGGCCGTCGAGATGGCCTGCTGGGACATTCAAGGTCGCGCAGTGGGCAAGCCTGTTTACGAGCTTCTGGGGGGCGCACAACGGTCCCGGGTCATACGCAGTCGATTTTCACTGGGAGCTTACGAGCCCGAGCGTGCGGCCCGCCGCGCCGGCGAGCTGGTCGCGGCAGGTTTTTCGACGATCAAGGTCAAGGTCGGGGGCGTGCCCAAGCGCGATGTCGAGCGGGTTCGCATCGTGCGGTCCGCGGCAGGACCCGATGTGGCCCTGGTGATCGATGCCAATGGTGGGTGGGATGCTGATACCGCCGTTGCCGCGGTTCGTGCCCTGGATGATTGTCGCCTGTCGCTAGTCGAGCAACCGACGCCCGATGGTGACTACGCGGCGCTGGCCCGTGTGCGGCGCGAAACGAAGATTTCGGTCATGGCCGACGAGAGCTGTTTCAATCTCGTTCATGCGCAGCAGCTAGAACGGCTAGGCTGTTGCGATGTAATCAGCGTTTATCCGGGCAAAAACGGCGGCATTGGCAAAGCGCGCGCCATTGCTGAATTCGCGCGAGCACATGGTTTGTCCGCTTCGATCGGATCGAATCTGGAATGGGATATTGCCTCGGCCGCCATGGGGCATCTAGTCGTGGCCTGCCGGGCAATTGATGTGGAACGGTATCCTGGCGATCTGTTAGGGCCCGACTACCACCAGTTTTCGATCGCCCGCGAGCCGCTGGCAATAGATGGTCCGAGTTTGACCGTGCCCGACCGGCCAGGGCTGGGAATCGATGTGGATTGGCAGATCGTGCGTGCGAATCCGTGCCTGTAGCCGTAGGGAAGGGCGATCTTTGCCAAGACAGCCGTCACGCGCCAGGGCGCAAG containing:
- a CDS encoding enolase C-terminal domain-like protein, translated to MHITHVETYPVRIPLKPERRMISALGRHEVSEFLIVRLLTDTGLEGVGEATVTPRWSGETVWGARAVVERLFKPIVIGCDPADITEIERRMDQVCTHNWFAKAAVEMACWDIQGRAVGKPVYELLGGAQRSRVIRSRFSLGAYEPERAARRAGELVAAGFSTIKVKVGGVPKRDVERVRIVRSAAGPDVALVIDANGGWDADTAVAAVRALDDCRLSLVEQPTPDGDYAALARVRRETKISVMADESCFNLVHAQQLERLGCCDVISVYPGKNGGIGKARAIAEFARAHGLSASIGSNLEWDIASAAMGHLVVACRAIDVERYPGDLLGPDYHQFSIAREPLAIDGPSLTVPDRPGLGIDVDWQIVRANPCL